A part of Melittangium boletus DSM 14713 genomic DNA contains:
- the selD gene encoding selenide, water dikinase SelD, with the protein MSEQKAPRRLTELAHCAGCAAKLQAADLSQVLRQLKPTKNAKALVGFNTHDDAAVYRVAPGLAMVSTVDFFPPLVDDPFQFGAIAAANALSDIYAMGAKPLFALNLVCFPKDRPLEELSKILAGGQSKADEAGIPILGGHSIQDEEPKYGLAVTGSVHPKKVLTNAGAKPGDVLLLTKPLGTGIATTAIKRGLASEELTERVVAQMSTLNRKAGEVFASGKFKVNALTDVTGFGLLGHLLEMMTAAKARAFLDLERIPILAEVPALAQQGVVPGGTKSNLAHVAKKVRFPKGLPEDIQWVLADAQTNGGLLASVPARDAAKAYRALERAQVDVALIGEVGEGRAGVEVVG; encoded by the coding sequence GTGTCCGAGCAAAAAGCTCCGCGCCGGCTGACGGAGCTGGCCCACTGCGCGGGATGCGCGGCCAAGCTCCAGGCCGCGGATCTCTCGCAGGTCCTGCGGCAGTTGAAGCCCACGAAGAACGCGAAGGCCTTGGTGGGCTTCAACACCCACGATGACGCGGCCGTGTACCGGGTGGCGCCCGGTCTGGCGATGGTGAGCACGGTGGATTTCTTCCCACCGTTGGTGGACGACCCGTTCCAGTTCGGCGCCATCGCGGCGGCCAACGCGCTGTCGGACATCTACGCCATGGGGGCCAAGCCCCTCTTCGCGCTCAACCTGGTGTGCTTCCCCAAGGATCGTCCGCTCGAGGAGCTGTCGAAGATCCTCGCGGGGGGCCAGTCCAAGGCGGACGAGGCCGGCATTCCCATCCTGGGCGGCCACTCCATCCAGGACGAGGAGCCCAAGTATGGGCTGGCGGTGACGGGCAGCGTGCACCCGAAGAAGGTGCTGACCAACGCGGGCGCGAAGCCCGGGGACGTGCTGCTGCTCACCAAGCCCCTGGGCACCGGCATCGCCACCACGGCCATCAAGCGCGGACTCGCCTCCGAGGAGTTGACGGAGCGCGTGGTGGCGCAGATGTCGACGCTCAACCGCAAGGCGGGTGAGGTGTTCGCCTCGGGCAAGTTCAAGGTGAACGCCCTCACGGACGTGACGGGCTTCGGCCTGCTCGGGCACCTGCTGGAGATGATGACGGCCGCCAAGGCCCGGGCCTTCCTGGACCTGGAGCGCATCCCCATCCTCGCGGAGGTGCCCGCGCTGGCGCAGCAGGGCGTGGTGCCGGGCGGTACGAAGTCGAACCTGGCCCACGTGGCCAAGAAGGTGCGCTTCCCCAAGGGCCTGCCCGAGGACATCCAGTGGGTGCTCGCCGATGCCCAGACGAACGGCGGCCTGCTGGCCTCGGTGCCCGCGCGGGACGCGGCCAAGGCCTACCGGGCGCTGGAGCGGGCCCAGGTGGACGTGGCCCTCATCGGCGAGGTGGGCGAGGGCCGGGCCGGCGTCGAGGTCGTCGGGTAG
- a CDS encoding DUF4388 domain-containing protein, translated as MSTPTPAKTFALKFISGKYQGGEFPLKAEKQIVIGRSSELDMVLVEDMVSRKHARIMVNGTGQISIEDLGSTNGTFVNGEKVKQSTLKEGDRILIGTSILKLILQGAGAGEVDEVVAKQRLEEAAVQAARTSTKASSMTGKIEEIPLPDLLQLFHTSKKNGVLVVGNEQEGKIYLRQGRVYYAVIDENHNLGPQKSFNRIITWEHGDFELRPADPQEFMVELDSSTEALLMDALRQLDEYKRIQKELPAMNARLSLASPMTAPLRELTPELLDVLQLVHNHGSLGAVLNHAEQDDVVAAETVLQLIKRDYVRAS; from the coding sequence GTGAGCACTCCGACTCCGGCGAAGACATTCGCGCTCAAGTTCATCTCCGGCAAGTACCAGGGAGGTGAGTTCCCGCTGAAGGCCGAGAAGCAGATCGTCATCGGCCGTTCCAGCGAACTCGACATGGTGCTCGTCGAGGACATGGTGTCGCGCAAGCACGCGCGCATCATGGTGAACGGCACCGGGCAGATCTCCATCGAGGACCTGGGCTCGACCAACGGCACGTTCGTCAACGGCGAGAAGGTCAAGCAGTCGACCCTCAAGGAGGGCGACCGCATCCTCATCGGCACGTCCATCCTCAAGCTCATCCTCCAGGGAGCGGGCGCGGGCGAGGTCGACGAGGTCGTCGCCAAGCAACGGCTGGAGGAGGCCGCGGTGCAGGCGGCCCGCACCTCGACGAAGGCCTCGTCCATGACGGGCAAGATCGAGGAGATTCCCCTGCCGGACCTGCTCCAGCTCTTCCACACGTCCAAGAAGAACGGCGTGCTGGTGGTGGGCAACGAGCAGGAGGGCAAGATCTACCTGCGCCAGGGCCGCGTGTACTACGCCGTCATCGACGAGAACCACAACCTGGGTCCGCAGAAGAGCTTCAACCGCATCATCACCTGGGAACACGGTGACTTCGAGCTGCGGCCGGCGGATCCCCAGGAGTTCATGGTGGAGCTGGACTCGTCCACCGAGGCGCTCCTCATGGACGCGCTGCGCCAGCTGGATGAGTACAAGCGCATCCAGAAGGAGCTGCCCGCCATGAACGCCCGGCTGTCGCTGGCCTCGCCCATGACGGCGCCCCTGCGCGAGCTGACGCCGGAGCTCCTGGACGTGCTGCAACTGGTGCACAACCACGGCTCGCTGGGCGCGGTGCTCAACCACGCCGAGCAGGACGACGTGGTGGCGGCCGAGACGGTGTTGCAACTCATCAAGCGCGACTACGTGCGCGCCAGCTGA
- a CDS encoding outer membrane protein assembly factor BamD, producing MRLFRAVCLSAVLCAAAGCAALTSGQPGEPDYASAADSNIRLGDEALERKDFLQAEKYYEYVRTKFPYLEAANEAELKLGDLNFSQERYPEAREKFQTFIKLHPTHPKVDYAAYRSALTHFADVPTDFFLLPPSKEKDQTEVLAALASLSDFIRQYPRSQYIPEAKENLEKTRLRLAEHEMYVASFYARRERWKAVVQRLEGLLKDYPGTSLEEAALFELHSAYVRLNDAEQARKTLERVIERLPGSPAAERARRMMGS from the coding sequence ATGCGTCTCTTTCGAGCTGTCTGCCTGTCCGCCGTCCTGTGCGCCGCCGCTGGCTGCGCCGCCCTCACCTCCGGCCAGCCCGGGGAGCCCGACTACGCCTCAGCGGCCGATTCCAACATCCGCCTGGGCGACGAGGCCCTGGAGCGCAAGGACTTCCTCCAGGCGGAGAAGTACTACGAGTACGTGCGCACCAAGTTCCCCTACCTCGAGGCGGCCAACGAGGCGGAACTCAAGCTGGGAGACCTCAACTTCTCCCAGGAGCGCTACCCCGAGGCGCGCGAGAAGTTCCAGACCTTCATCAAGCTGCATCCCACCCACCCCAAGGTGGATTACGCCGCCTACCGCTCGGCCCTGACTCACTTCGCGGATGTCCCCACGGACTTCTTCCTCCTGCCTCCCTCGAAGGAGAAGGATCAGACCGAGGTGCTCGCGGCGCTCGCGTCGCTCAGCGACTTCATCCGCCAGTACCCGCGCTCCCAGTACATCCCCGAGGCGAAGGAGAACCTCGAGAAGACGCGCCTGCGCCTGGCCGAGCATGAGATGTACGTGGCGTCCTTCTACGCCAGGCGCGAGCGGTGGAAGGCGGTGGTGCAGCGGCTGGAGGGGCTGCTCAAGGACTACCCTGGCACGAGCCTGGAGGAGGCGGCCCTGTTCGAGCTCCACTCGGCCTATGTGCGGCTCAATGACGCCGAGCAGGCGCGCAAGACGCTGGAGCGTGTCATCGAGCGCCTGCCGGGGTCTCCCGCCGCCGAGCGCGCCCGGCGGATGATGGGCTCGTGA
- a CDS encoding regulatory protein RecX: protein MDSEDPTAEDVGRATDACLKLLSVRGRSRHELLLALERKGFSEPVRERALSRVEGFGYLDDARFARDRAEVLLRRGRYGPRAVEERLQAHGLSREAASEAVASASGELGFDAEASARQVLEQRGLLGRVLAPKDRARAGRLLFSRGFSEEVIHRLLGDATLEPSGPDD, encoded by the coding sequence ATGGACTCCGAGGATCCCACCGCCGAGGACGTCGGGCGAGCGACGGACGCTTGCCTGAAGCTGTTGTCCGTGCGCGGGCGCAGCCGGCACGAATTGCTCCTGGCGCTCGAGCGCAAGGGCTTCTCCGAGCCGGTGCGTGAGCGGGCCCTGAGCCGGGTGGAGGGCTTCGGGTACCTGGATGACGCGCGCTTCGCCCGGGACCGGGCCGAGGTGCTGTTGCGGCGCGGCAGGTATGGCCCCCGGGCCGTCGAGGAGCGGCTCCAGGCCCACGGGTTGAGCCGGGAGGCGGCGAGCGAGGCGGTGGCCTCGGCCAGCGGAGAGCTCGGGTTCGACGCGGAGGCTTCCGCACGCCAGGTGCTGGAGCAGCGGGGCCTCCTGGGCCGCGTGCTCGCCCCCAAGGACAGGGCCCGGGCGGGCCGCCTCCTGTTCAGCCGGGGTTTCTCCGAGGAGGTCATCCATCGGCTTCTGGGTGACGCGACGCTGGAACCTTCGGGGCCGGACGACTAG
- a CDS encoding type IV pilus twitching motility protein PilT, whose product MELNEILQIALRGGASDIHLKAGLPPMFRVDGSLMPLKDGKRLPPEEVARMAFGIMNEFQKEKFKQSNEVDLAYGVPGLGRFRVNVFQQRGTVGAVLRVIPFKVMTIKDLLLPPILEKICLEERGLILVTGTTGSGKSTTLAGMIDHINATETSHIMTIEDPIEFLIRDKRSIVNQREVGVDTMSFAQALKSALRQDPDVILVGEMRDHETIETALSAAETGHLVMSTLHTLDATETINRVVSAFPPYQQKQVRIQLASVLKAVVSQRLVPRADGKGRVAAVEVLRCTSRVKELIEDKDRTKEISDAISQGSDSYGMQTFDQSLMSLVKQGLVTYEEAHRQSSNPDDFALRFSGISATSDSKWDNFEGGGDRPIPGSASFGQQNQPAAPAPAATPRPVTGSRPAIPSVQGPASRPAIPVAGSRTGVPTVQGTPPAAGSRTGVPTVQGTPARAAPAPAPAPAPAAAADDDFQIERF is encoded by the coding sequence ATGGAACTCAACGAAATCCTCCAGATCGCGCTCCGCGGTGGTGCCTCCGACATTCATCTCAAGGCGGGTCTGCCGCCCATGTTTCGTGTCGACGGCTCGCTGATGCCCCTGAAGGATGGCAAGCGGCTGCCTCCCGAGGAGGTGGCGCGCATGGCCTTCGGGATCATGAACGAGTTCCAGAAGGAAAAGTTCAAGCAGAGCAACGAAGTGGACCTGGCGTACGGAGTGCCCGGCCTGGGTCGTTTCCGTGTCAACGTCTTCCAGCAGCGTGGCACCGTGGGCGCGGTCCTTCGCGTCATTCCCTTCAAGGTGATGACCATCAAGGATCTCTTGCTGCCCCCCATCCTGGAGAAGATCTGCCTGGAGGAGCGCGGTCTCATCCTCGTCACGGGCACCACGGGTTCGGGCAAGAGCACCACGCTCGCGGGGATGATCGATCACATCAACGCGACCGAGACCAGTCACATCATGACGATCGAGGATCCCATCGAGTTCCTCATCCGTGACAAGCGCTCCATCGTGAACCAGCGCGAGGTGGGCGTGGACACGATGTCCTTCGCCCAGGCGCTCAAGAGCGCGCTGCGCCAGGATCCGGACGTCATCCTCGTGGGAGAAATGCGTGACCACGAGACGATCGAAACGGCGCTCTCGGCGGCGGAGACGGGCCACCTGGTGATGTCCACGCTGCACACGCTGGACGCCACGGAGACCATCAACCGCGTCGTGTCGGCCTTCCCGCCGTACCAGCAGAAGCAGGTGCGCATCCAGTTGGCGAGCGTGCTCAAGGCGGTGGTGAGCCAGCGGCTGGTGCCGCGCGCGGATGGCAAGGGCCGCGTGGCCGCGGTGGAAGTGCTCCGCTGCACCTCGCGCGTGAAGGAGCTCATCGAGGACAAGGACCGCACCAAGGAGATCTCCGACGCCATCTCCCAGGGCTCCGACAGCTACGGAATGCAGACCTTCGACCAGTCGCTGATGTCGCTGGTGAAGCAGGGGCTCGTCACCTACGAGGAGGCCCACCGCCAGTCGAGCAACCCGGACGACTTCGCGCTGCGCTTCTCGGGCATCAGCGCCACCTCGGACTCGAAGTGGGACAACTTCGAGGGCGGGGGCGATCGTCCCATCCCGGGCTCGGCGTCCTTCGGCCAGCAGAACCAGCCAGCCGCACCGGCGCCCGCGGCGACGCCCCGGCCCGTCACGGGCTCTCGTCCGGCCATTCCCTCGGTGCAGGGGCCCGCGTCGCGTCCGGCCATTCCAGTCGCCGGCTCCCGGACGGGCGTGCCCACGGTGCAGGGCACTCCGCCCGCCGCCGGCTCCCGGACGGGCGTGCCCACGGTGCAGGGCACTCCGGCTCGCGCCGCGCCCGCTCCGGCCCCGGCTCCCGCTCCGGCGGCCGCGGCCGACGACGACTTCCAGATCGAGCGCTTCTAG
- the rpsI gene encoding 30S ribosomal protein S9, translating to MATATDKGFYGTGRRKEATARVWIRPGTGVVTINGRDINVYFGRETSKMVLNQPLDVLEQKGKIDIEVNVRGGGLSGQAGAIRHGLARALCNYNPDFRPPLKKAGFLTRDARAVERKKYGQPGARRRFQFSKR from the coding sequence ATGGCTACCGCCACCGACAAGGGTTTTTATGGCACGGGCCGCCGCAAGGAGGCCACCGCGCGCGTGTGGATCCGCCCGGGCACCGGCGTTGTGACGATCAACGGCCGCGACATCAACGTGTACTTCGGCCGCGAGACCTCCAAGATGGTGCTCAACCAGCCCCTGGATGTGCTCGAGCAGAAGGGCAAGATCGACATCGAGGTCAACGTGCGTGGCGGAGGTCTGAGTGGTCAGGCCGGCGCCATCCGCCACGGCCTCGCCCGCGCGCTGTGCAACTACAACCCGGACTTCCGTCCGCCCCTCAAGAAGGCCGGCTTCCTCACGCGTGATGCCCGCGCCGTCGAGCGCAAGAAGTACGGTCAGCCGGGCGCGCGTCGCCGGTTCCAGTTCTCCAAGCGCTAA
- the rplM gene encoding 50S ribosomal protein L13 codes for MSQRTYSAKPADIKRQWHVIDLKDKVLGRAASQIATLLKGKHKPMYTPSIDTGDHVIVINADKVRVTGTKEQDKMYYRHPRAGFPGALKSTNLAKLRVRHPEDIITNAVRRMLPRNALGRQMMTKLKVYAGDTHPHAAQQPVAREVEA; via the coding sequence ATGTCGCAGCGGACCTACAGTGCGAAGCCGGCGGATATCAAGCGCCAGTGGCACGTGATCGATCTGAAGGACAAGGTGCTCGGACGCGCCGCCAGCCAGATCGCGACCCTTCTCAAGGGCAAGCACAAGCCGATGTACACCCCGTCCATCGACACGGGTGACCATGTCATCGTGATCAACGCGGACAAGGTGCGCGTCACGGGGACGAAGGAGCAGGACAAGATGTACTACCGGCACCCCCGCGCCGGTTTCCCGGGTGCCCTCAAGAGCACCAACCTGGCCAAGCTGCGGGTGCGCCACCCCGAGGACATCATCACCAACGCCGTGCGCCGCATGCTGCCGCGCAACGCGCTGGGCCGTCAGATGATGACCAAGCTCAAGGTCTACGCTGGCGACACGCACCCGCACGCCGCGCAGCAGCCGGTGGCTCGCGAAGTCGAAGCGTAA